The DNA sequence TACCAGTTTGTGGACCTGTGTATTCTGCTGGGCTGTGACTATTGCGACAAGATAGTGGGTTTAGGCCCCAAGAGAGCCCTGAAGCTGATCCAGGAACATCACACCATAGAGCAAGTGGTTCTGAATATCAACAGAAAGGTGCGGGATAGGACACCTTATGAACCCTGTGGTTCATAAGGTGGACATCTTGTATTATTCACTAACTTCAGCATTGTAATGAAATCAGAGAATGTGTGAAACCAACCAACCTTTTTCTTCTTATTGCCACACTGCAGACACATCCTGTTCCTCATTTCTGGCAGTACCAAGAAGCCCGGAAGTTGTTCCTGGAGGGGGCCCGCACCGTAGCCCAGGAGCTGGTGTGGACGGAGCCGGATGAGGAGGGCCTGGTGCAGCTCCTCTGCACCACACATCATGTCAAGTGGGTAGGCTCATGTGTAGGTGGGCTTCAGTCTCACCTTATATAGagctagtatatatatatatatatatttatatttatatatatagacctTGTAAGTGACGACCCATACTCTGCTCATACATTCAACATAGTTACCCTTACATTTTCCtctagtcatttagcagacgcttttctcTCAAGCGGTTAACAGTGAGGCTAGGATTAATTCAGGCATACAATCAACATTGAAATAGCAATAGAAAAAAGCTGCgcaatcttgttttttttttaatttaaaattgTAGTTGATCGTTCAAATGGATCCATTATTACAACTAAGTAGAAACTTTAAAGAAGAAGTAAACATTTTTTGCTACTAAACTAAACAACTAAAATGTAAAGCTTCTACTGAAACACAAACTGCAGGCCAATTTAAatgagaaatacacacacaggccaaattattattttctttctttttgtgtgtgtgtgtgtgtgtgtgtgtgtgtgtgtgtgtgtgtgtgtgtgtgtgtgtgtgtgtgtgtgtgtgtgtgtgtgtgtgtgtgtgtgtgtgtgtgtgtgtgtgtgtgtgtgtgtgtgtgtgtggcctcagAGAGCCCAGGATCCGCGGGCGAATGGTTAAATTCCGTGAGGCgcgggagaaaaagagaaaagaaagggaggagaggaagagcggCCCCAGCAGACAGATGCGCATGGAGGACTTCTTCAGAGTCACCAGGAAGAGGAAACAGGTGACGCCCAATGAATCATCACGGTCAACCGGGCCAGAGAGTACTAAACACTACTCTCAAATGATTTAAGCCATTATCTATCATTCTTATTAAATGAACTAACTAAACAAAAGTTAGTTAGTATTAGTGGTGGCTTGGGACCTCCAGATGGACAGAAACAGCCCTGCTAATAGAAACTTAAACTTGCTGAAACTTGAATAAATAAAAGGTAATGATTGAGTGTCTTTCTTCATCTCTTCTCCTAGCAGATGGATGGTGCCGAAGCTGTTCCCAGCAAAGCAAGTAAAAAAACCTAACAAGTCCTAGCAGAAAGCATTCCGTTGCGCCTCGGCCGGGGTTGGATGAGAACCCCAAGACCTTGccatattttctttaaatctaCTGATTCATGTTTACCAGTCCTCCCACAAGAGACAGCACACTGGTCCTCCCAGCAGTGGTCTCCGAGGCTGCGTCCACCGCGACAGGGAAGTCACTCCAACACACGCCTGTCAATGAAGCACATAAAAGATGTTCTCGGGGTTCGCTAGACCCACAGACCACCGTCACCCAGCGCTAGGGAGGGCTATGAAAGAGACCAGTGTGTGATCCCTGCTATTGATGCCTCTGGAGACAGGGTATGTTTCATCACAAGGATATTCAGCAGACACCTGCTGGGTGACGGGAGCCAAGGCGGGGACCAAAGCCTTGAATGTTAAGTACGTCAGGGTGTCAAGGCGGGAGATGGAGAACTAGTTAGCTaccatcatacatttttttatttattatgtttccATTTTGAGTCGACGATCATGTGCAGTTGTCAAGATTTttgcaaataaacaaaataatatttggTTGAATTTCTTGTGTGTATTTTCTGTTTAGATTTTATGATTAAGTATGCATCATTTACTGTTTTTTGTAGTTCGACATCAactttatatacagtatatacctaAGTTATCATGTAATTACAAGACATAAGATTAACATTCTTACACTTGCAGCATTCCAATCCAATAGGTGGCGACTGTGTGCATGAAGTTATGTATTCCTCCTCTTTCCCACTCGGAAGAAGTCATTCATCAGTCAGCCAACAGTCTCCCCCAAACTAGACCTCTCGGCAAGGTGTCTGGCCGCCGCCGTCGCGGTACGTCTCCCCGGTAGACAGTCCCTCCATCCCCTCACCCACGTGACCTCACCTTGATACCTCCAGCTGACAGTAGCAGtgaagcagtagtagtagtgggtCATGGCGACGAGTGCGAAACGAAAACAGGAGGACACACATCTGAAGATGCTCCGGGAGATGACCAGCCTTCCCCCGAATCGGAGATGCTTCGACTGCGACCAACGTGGCCCGACCTACGCCAACATGACCGTGGGCTCGTTCGTCTGTACCACTTGCTCTGGGGTCTTGTAAGTGCGGTTGTctcgtgttgttgttgttgttgttgttaacgaTGCAGTGTGTGACTGTTTTGATGTTGAAGGCGTTAGTTGTGTAGGGTGGGACCCCCTTGCGGTACCGTTAGCCTGCCTGCTAGGACCAGAACCGAGCAACACTTGTCTTAACCTGGGACTATCCGTCTTCAGGAGAAGGGTTCCCATGGTTTCGACCTGGATAGGTCGCatcattgtttgtgtttgattgacAGATGTTGTTTTTCTGACCGCTCGGTGGGTGGTCGATGTTGAGGTGAGAATAGGGGATATCGTAAGTTATTGTTGGTCCTCATCTTGGCTGCCCACCATCATGTCAGCAGTGCAGTTTAAAATATGTTTGCTGCTTACTCAAATATGTGACTAGCATTATAAAACATAAAGTCGGAGGCAGAAGTGCCTCGGACGTCCGAACACACCTTTAGTATACAATAAAACATGGGGCGGGTGTTTTCTGCATCGCTGTTAGTCTCGGAAACCACTTCTCGACCCTTCGAAACTCGCTTTGGAAACAATTCTCAACTTTGGTTTGGATTTTTACCGTATCGGTGGTCAATTGCCCACATGGAATAAATTTGTCTCTTCAGACTCTATACACTATAGCCTTCTCAAACCCAGGCCACACTTGGGTGAATCCATTTAATCTGTTTTTATTATTGACAGATGATAAAAACAAGCGTAATGTGGTGATTCATACCCTGCGCTACATTCATTTTTAgctttggttgttgttttggtgtattttggtgtgttttttgttgCATCTTGCTCTCTGCTGCGAACCTCTCCCCTTTCTGCCTCCTCACACACAGGCGAGGGCTGAATCCCCCACACAGAGTAAAGTCCATCTCTATGACCACATTCACACAGCATGAGATCGAGTTCCTACAGAAACACACCAATGAGGTATGTGTTTCCTTATCGGTATCCACGCAGCACACACATTTAGAAAAAGGCTCTGTGTGTTCCGCATGCATTATCCTCTCAGATGTCTATCCGTTATGGGCTAGAACGAGTACTTTATTGGCAAATCACTGGGCTTCGCTCAGACAACTTTATTTGCATTCCTCTCCACcctgccccccacacacacacacacacacacacacacacacacacacacacacacacacacacacacacacacacacacacacacacacacacacacacacacacacacaaatttacgCACGCCttgtcaccccctccccctccctcatgtcgaacctctctctccccctactctCTCCGACTCCCTTAACATTCCTCTTCCctgcacccccaccccatcccgcCGACCTCCCCCGCCAGGTCTGTAAACACATCTGGTTGGGTCTCTATGACGACAGGACCTCAGTTGTTCCTGACTTCCGGGAACCGCAGAAAGTGAAAGAATTCCTTCAGGAGAAATATGAGAAGAAAAGATGGTAATCTGATTTCACTCTTGTTTCGGGACAGTCACAGACGTTCTTGTTGTTACTTGTCTTCGTGTTTAGTCGATGACAAACATGTTGCTCAAAGATGGCACAAAAAGCCGGATCTTTGCCAGGAACCAACTGTTAATTGACTGCTTAATTGTATTGGAAAcaaaatacatatacatatctATAATAATGTATGTATAAAACATGTGATAACAATAACAACCAACAGCCATCCGTTCTAATGTTAACATGAGACGGTTCCTCCTTCCCTGGGGGTCCAGGTATGTCCCCCCGGAGCAGGCCCGGCCAGTGTCCACCGTCCAGGCCGGCGTGTCGGGCTCCTCGGCCAGCAGCACCGGCAGCACCCCGGAGGTCCAGCCCCTCAAGACCCTGCAGCTCACCAAGACCCCCCCACGCAAGGTACCggctgggtttgatccccatgGACGCCGCCTTCCCTGTGGGCGTCCTTGAACAGGATTTCCTAGCAAGAGAGCTAGGAAATGACctccataatgacctgtatctgaattcactgcaaACTAATAAATCCTGTTCTAAATGATAGAATAGTGACTAAATGGTAAATCACAGGACATCCCTGATAAAAAAATCCTGCTTAATGATCACTGCCAGCATCCGACTGCAATGCATTAAACCAGCCGCTCCCACCAACAccctctgttcctctgtctgcctccccccccccccccccccaccccagtctCCTGGACTGGGTCGCACCAAGGTGCACCTCGGTGGGCAGGAGAAGAAGTTTGACCTGCTGTCTGCCCTGGGAGGGGACATCTTTGCCGGTCCGCCCGCGCAAGCCGCCGGCTCGGCCAACTTTGCCAACTTTGCACATTTTCCGACGCAATCAGGTAACCGCTTTCACAGTCCACCCGTCACGTTTGTCACGTGGTGTGGCGGTGTGCCTCGCGGGGATTTGTGTATTTCTCCGTGTATAGATGAACGTCTAATATGTATCCATTTACACTGCCGTCACCCCATGCTTTTGCAGCCGTGATCAGCGTTTTGTATCCCTTATCTGTTGGTGGCAGCTGCCTCTCAGGGTCATTCAAATGCCAACTTTGCCAACTTCGAGGCTTTTGGAAACTCTGGAATCCCATCCCATCTGAGCACGTCACCCTCCACCTCATTTTCGTCAGGTACCCCTACCGACCCATCTatctcccaacccccccccccccccccattctccaCTCATACTGAGCAACTATGCTTCCACTTTACATTTCAGTCGTCATTATTTACGATGAATACTTGTGTTAGTTGTGTgcaacagaaaaataaagaattggCGTATCTGCCAAAAGATTATTCTAAATGACATATTATACTTACAGTGTCAAAATCTCCCACCGTATAACTGAATTAACGGTCATGCTTTCGTTCATTTCCTGGTCCCCTTTGCGTTGCTGCtgttttgattttatttaaGCATACACACTTACTGCCTGTCTTCCTCGACAAGATTCGGAAGGTTTGAccgtctctatctctccctccctccctccctccctccctccctccctccctccctccctggcctCAGGGGGTGGAATTCCCATCCCCTCCATCTCCAGTGTGGTTCCCTCCCAGTGCCAGATGGGCAGCTCCTCCGAGGACCGCTACGCTGCCCTGGCTGAGCTGGACAACCAACTCAGCTCCTCAGCCCCCACCGGCAGCAATGTGcaagggtgaggagggagggagggagggagggagggagagcgagagcagccATGAGCGGTAACTTCCATTGAAACAGAAGTGTAGACAGTGATGCACACTGAATGTTGTTACTCTGGCTGggttttttaaaacaaaagatTTTGAGATAAGGTCGATCCCTGTTTAGTGTCCGAATCTTCCTGGCAACAGAGAATTAGCTTTCTTCAAGTATGCAATTTGGTTTGCAGGAAAAACTTAAAGACAGCTGAGAACGACAATCACATAATATAGTCTAAACACTTGCCGAAATATGTGGGAGCAGAATTAAAAGACGTTTTATACTGTGTTTGGAGTTTAGGTCAGACGGTTTCTTCCAACCAAACAATGTCTCTCAAAGGAAAGGTTTCAACATGCTTGATGACTGTGTTTGTAGGAATGTCTTTGGACCGGCGTTGGGGAGCTCGCCCGCACAAACTCAATCCGTCTTAACCAGCATGCAACATGGCTTCGGAGGTAAACAGAATTATTCTTATTAATGCTCTGAACACTCTGCATGCTTTTCTCCTTCATATTTCAATGCGTAACGTGTTCATGCTGTTGGGGTTCTTCCAGCGGTACCTTCCACAAACCCCTTTGTTCCCTCAGCCGTCGCCCCAGAGATGGCCAACAATCCTTTCCAGAGCAACggcagacctcctcctccaggtctgTGTCTAACACTTTGTCTTCCATTGGCGTATATTTGATTATAATTTGGCCAAACCGTAAGAGAAACGGTAAGACAAATCAGTGTCTAAATCTccaccacaacccccacccctgtgtgtgtgtctgtgtgtgtgttcctttgtgGTTGTCCCGGTGTGTCTGTCCCTGTGCGTTAGCTCCCATCTGTGTCGGGTGTCCccatacgtgtgtgcgtgtgcattctTGCGCGATTGAAAACCGACCCTTTCTGTATGGCCCGTGTGTGTTGTAGCCTCTTTCGCGACTGGCTCTATGAGCATGCCTGCTGGCTTTGGGAATGCCCCCTCCTACTGCCTCCCGACCAGTTTCAGCGGAAGCTTCGGGCAGCCCTTCCCTGGCCAGGCCCCAGGCCCCTACCCCCAGCCTGGGGCCTACCACCCACAACCCAATGGTTAGTGCCCCATCCCTGCTCCTAACTACCCCAGtgtcccctgccccccccccccctacctgtgCACTACCTTTCCCTGGTTGGTTTACATTTACATCCACAGTTGCTTATGAACACATGAAAAAGACCAGCGGGCAAATCATTTGGAATGAtgttttattcttcttcttgCCTCGTACTTGTCACATGTGGTGCTCCCTTCTGAGTTCAACTCTTGCGCAGCGAAAGTAATATTCATTGGTAGTTGCTGCACTGTGTGCATTGGTTGGAATAGCTGCTAAACTTCAATCCCTCCTTTTGCTTGTGGGTGTGGAGTCACATATTTTTGTCATTTCACTATTTGACAACGGTACAAAAGAGTTTTCCTGGAGATTTGTTTTGAATATACAAACGCATGATAACATGAAGAGACTGGATTATTTGTGTTAATTGTGCAGCcctccggtctctctctctccccgccccaCTCCAGGCCCTGTTTACCCCATGTACGGTCACACCAAGCCCACCATGGCCCCCTTTGGCCAGGCTGGGGCCGGCCATGGCCTGTCTAACAACCCCTTCATGGTGAGCAATGAGCATGCTGGGAAACTACTCTACATGTTTCCCAGAAGAAGAACTACATTATCCAGTGTgttggggtgggtgggaggaaGCTTCTCACAGGAATGTTGATTAACGGGATGAAAGGATCCgattcaaaacacatctggctAGAAAGTAATACACTTTCTACCGCATCAAAATGAAATGCTTTTATTAGCACTGTGAAAAATAGTGTTTACTGTCTGTAGCTGAATAACTTTCATACCACTGAcctcaccccacccccctctcatGTTGTCTCCTTCAGGCCTCTACTGGAGCGTTCTCTGCTGGAGGATCCTCCAGCAACCCCTTCCTGTAGCACACCTTCCAGTCCCCGCCACCGGGGGGCAGCATGCAGCACATACTCTACACTCCCACACACTGTCTCGTACAGCTAGTGACAGTACATTTTCTCAAACAAAAAGACTAATAATcaaagattttttattttatttcttagagaagaagaaaaaacgttTACATGAACACGATGAAGGAATTATAAAGGACTATTACTCAAGACttaagggtggggaggggagggagggtaatTATATACCCTATGGACTATATACAGAACTCTATACTCTTTATTTCTTTGTCTATGCGCGTAAGGTCGTAGTGCATATCCTAATTTGTAATCGCTATTATGTACATGTTATGTGTCTGGAACAGCTTGGACTGGGTTAACCAAGGTGTGTTGAGCTCCATGCCTTGGGGAGATGGCCACTACAATGTATATTTTAAATTACTAAGGCTGTATACCTTAAGCTTTTTATTTTCCTCGAGGAGGGTTCCTGCCAAATCTGCCATCACTCTGGACCTTTAtagagatgtttgttgttttgaaaGTACGTTTTGTCCCCCAGTGTGGAGACAAACcggggatgatgatggtgaacaAGTGTCCTACATCGTATTCTctttaacaaaaaaaacgtgCCCTCATTTTATTTTAGAAGAACGTAGCTCTATACAACGTGCCTGGAAGGCCTATATATAATGCCTGCCGGCTCTATCTAACTATAGAActgtcctatatatatatatatatatatatatatatatatatacggccTGTGGAGATTTTAAAAAGGGAAAATCTGAATTTGAAGATCATCCCTGGTACGAGGGTCTTGCGTACGTTTTGTTTCAGCACAAAAGCCCAGGTCAGAGGAGACTTATTGAGGCCAAGTGAAAGAGAAGGGCGTCTTTTATGAACTTACCTGCATGGAGTTATGAACACCAATCAAACTTCATCATGATTTCTTTACCCCctgacgtgcgtgtgtgtgtgtgtgtgtgtgtgtgtgtgtgtgtgtgtgtgtgtgtgtgtgtgtgtgtgtgtgtgtgtgtgtgtgtgtgtgtgtgtgtgtgtgtgtgtgtgtgtgtgtgtgtttgtgttttaacgTGCA is a window from the Gadus chalcogrammus isolate NIFS_2021 chromosome 8, NIFS_Gcha_1.0, whole genome shotgun sequence genome containing:
- the agfg1b gene encoding arf-GAP domain and FG repeat-containing protein 1b; amino-acid sequence: MATSAKRKQEDTHLKMLREMTSLPPNRRCFDCDQRGPTYANMTVGSFVCTTCSGVLRGLNPPHRVKSISMTTFTQHEIEFLQKHTNEVCKHIWLGLYDDRTSVVPDFREPQKVKEFLQEKYEKKRWYVPPEQARPVSTVQAGVSGSSASSTGSTPEVQPLKTLQLTKTPPRKSPGLGRTKVHLGGQEKKFDLLSALGGDIFAGPPAQAAGSANFANFAHFPTQSAASQGHSNANFANFEAFGNSGIPSHLSTSPSTSFSSGGGIPIPSISSVVPSQCQMGSSSEDRYAALAELDNQLSSSAPTGSNVQGNVFGPALGSSPAQTQSVLTSMQHGFGAVPSTNPFVPSAVAPEMANNPFQSNGRPPPPASFATGSMSMPAGFGNAPSYCLPTSFSGSFGQPFPGQAPGPYPQPGAYHPQPNGPVYPMYGHTKPTMAPFGQAGAGHGLSNNPFMASTGAFSAGGSSSNPFL